Proteins found in one Schistocerca serialis cubense isolate TAMUIC-IGC-003099 chromosome 5, iqSchSeri2.2, whole genome shotgun sequence genomic segment:
- the LOC126482371 gene encoding uncharacterized protein LOC126482371: MTRLLVILPLLLCLAAWATAQFGGGYGRPGFGGGGFGGPGYGGYPGNYGRYPGNYYGGGYRPDFGPGGGFRPGYGYGGGYNGFGGGGFGR; this comes from the coding sequence GTAATCTTGCCGCTGCTGCTGTGTCTGGCCGCCTGGGCAACCGCGCAGTTCGGCGGCGGCTACGGCAGGCCTGGCTTCGGCGGCGGTGGCTTCGGAGGGCCCGGCTACGGCGGTTACCCAGGCAACTACGGGCGTTACCCGGGCAACTACTACGGCGGCGGCTACAGGCCGGACTTCGGTCCCGGGGGCGGCTTCCGGCCTGGATATGGATACGGCGGTGGATACAATGGATTCGGTGGCGGGGGCTTTGGCCGCTGA